AACTTTTTatcttttgaataactttttttatctcatatatatcagaTTACAAAAAAATACTGCACTATTATTCGAAATTAtcttttttccaaataattcccaatccaaacacactcaatttaataacttaaaaacaaaatgaagacaAAAACATCGTTGTTGTCGTGTGATTGTAAAACTATTGTACTTCTAATAGCTCTTCACCAAACACGCACCAACCCAATAAGGGATGTTGTCCAATAGTTGAGGAGATGTAATCTTCGCACGTATGTTGCAATTGATTCGCCTAGATTAGGTGGGTTTAATTACAGCCTCCTAGCTTTTACCTACCTAATATCTTGGTTTGAAAAAGTCAATCTTGTACTTCCAATGCACACTTTCTTAataaatcttgattgatatttTACATCGAGTTCTTTAACGGGTGTCTTTAACGGGTGTTTTTGCACTGGATTCTGATGTATATTCCTTCTACATAATACAAGTTgacgtttttattttttttaaaaaaaggcaaCACACATTTTCTTAATTTGGGAAAtgctatttaattatttatgtaaattttcttgatttggaaACAATGATTTATCTAATTGACATGAGAAAATAATGTATTGTGTGCAAAACTAAGGAAGAAATTACTGTGATGCATCTAATAAAATGCTGTTGATATTTGCTGTGATTTTATCATAATTTAACGTAATAGACTTTTCTAAATCAAGTTTGAAGAACTATTATAACAACAAATCTAGTTAAATATGTCATCTCTAGATACCATTTTGAGAAACAGTTTGAACCAGGTCATAAAGCTAATTATTAACCATACAATAGCATAACTATAACTTAGGATGCACAACAACTATAAATaagattattaaaaaaaatgcaagttaAGGTGAGATACCAAAAATTTAAAGTGCGCATTATGGTgtcattttttcccttcttgttTCCTGCACTATGAATTCTTTTTCTCTTGGAAAAGTGAAATCGAATAAAAAAAGCGCAAAAAGGTAAAAGCGAAGATAAATATGAGTACGTACACAAGTGAAAAAATATGTAGTGACGCAAAATCTTCAAAAATCGTATATAATATACCCAATGAATACTTGTTAAGATAGAATTGGAgtactaatttttttaaaattaatataaaataaaattaaaaatttatagATGCAATAAGGGACGTTTGCATTTACAAATAAGCCTAGTGTAGATCATGTATATTCTAGCAAACAAGTCGAGGTTGttggtggaaaaaaaaaatccaaacgtAGACATCACTTGGCCCACCACCATCTCTTAGTTTGCTTAATGGTATTAACTACTCTTGGTAGAGTAAATTATAGCACTTAATTACAACGATTACGATTGATATATTATATGCTAAttagctctttttttttgtgacacaaccttgtttggaaagtcattgtttatcaaaaaatttctatatttttcttgaatatattttttaatcatctttttttttatcctaCATTCATTAAATCGATATAgtatatttttaacaaaaattccaaaaaattacaatctaaaCAGAATAAAGTTAATTGTTTATAGTTTTGCAGCTCCGGAAGAAGGACCGGGTTTTTTCAACAATCGAAATTACTGAAACCACACAAGAAAGTTAGATTAACATTCAGAGGTAATCAAAATCCTGGTGCAAAGGACGATCTAAGGTGAAGCCCACAAACCAATACCATCCGGCCAAAGGACCGGGTTAACCTGCGGCAAATAAGGCCTTTGATGTCGTCAACTTGTTGCCGTGTTCTCGCTTTTCGTCGTTGTCTGCGAAAGCTCACATGCTATGATGTGCAgaccctcctctctctctctctgtctctctcgtGGTAATAAAAGAAGATTCCTCTATCCTCTGGGAGGTCAAGGCTTCGAATGTTGCCTCCCACCAATTGCCATATAGTGGCTTTTCTAAAAAATCTAGGCGGGTGCGTAATGCACCCGTTTGATCCGATGGTATTTTAGTTTCCACCTGCCTTCCATAGGTCCAGTTGGATCTCCCCTTAgatagattaggatagagtagaaTATAGATAAAATAGcaatgaatgacaaaaaaaaattttttttcctctctacAATATTGTCtctattattttttatgtttcttGGCAAATTTACCAAACCTCTCATTTTAATAGCAtgattcccaaaaaaaaaaaaaaaagaaggcgcTTGAGTGTACTACTACTAAAGTTAAGGAAAGCATGTGTCGAAGACCAAACATTTTCAAGATGGAAACATGTGAACTGAATTCgctaattatatatattttcctCAATTGGATAGCCACATTTTGCATTTGTATTCTtgactcacaaatgaaaataaggaatatatttttttccataCAAATTTATATGCAGCAATATATGAAAATTTGGATCACAAGAATACAAAACTCAACACTTGCGTTTGAAGGTAATTTGGGCATGACCACCGACTGGCCGACAGCCTATCCCATGGATCCTTGCTATTAAACTATTAGTCGCCACTCCACCTCCGTTAACTCGGGTGAGATCTATAGATTCAATCAATATTCCCACACCAATACACACAATAATCAACTAATTGGATCCAGGGCCTCTCATATTAAATCAAGactcaaaattagaaattttcatattattatttagtagtGTTTTATTCAAGTTAGGATTTTAGTAATTCTATTGGAGTCAAGTTATGATAGTTTTATTGTTTAGAAATTAGTATCTTAATAGGAAATTTCTTATGGCTGTAAGACCTGTTTATCAAGTCATCTAATCTATAAATAGTGAGTCATATTATTGTGTTTAGTTGAGAAGAGTGAAGAGTTGAGATCCTTGTTCATATGACGTGATTAATAGATTATTATTGATATTATTCATCTTCTCCCACACATATTTTTATGTGTGTTAATTGTATCTCCGGATACATTGATTTTATGAAATATATCTCCTataaatttttggtgaattttttgggtTCTACATCACCAATTAAATTTCTGTCCAGTTCATCCAGTTGTGTAAATTAATACAACTGTAGTATAAATTGGTGCAACATTGGAGTAATCATGAGTTTTTCATCAATTTAATATAAAAGTCATGTTTACACCAAAATTGTACACATTTTATGCTAAGATTGTATTAATTTACACAGCTGGAAAAGAACTGGCATTGGAGAGGCCCCATTTCCCAATTAATTACTCGCAAACACACAGCTAACCCCCTAAGTTTAtcccaaaaatgaagaaaaaaacacTCTAGTTTGAGGTCTAGTTGAAGTTACTAAAAACATGTAGAAATGGGGACAAGAACTAGGTCTGCTGAGACAAATAAAAGATGTTATGGTCTTATCCGgtcaatttctttttcttccttcttgtgTTTTTGCTCTTTAGCTCTGATTGCTTGATCATGCAATGATTTACAAGTTGATATactgtgtttggatagagtattatttgaaatattatttgaaataattactgtagtactttatgtaatgtgatgtatgtgagataaaaagtggttagaaatataaaaaggtgaattagaaaatgaatttataatacaagcgaaatattatttgggataatttgataatccaaacacactcgaaACACAATAAACTATCTGCGTTTTTCAGTGAAATAATCACATTAGCATTAAATTGTAGACAAGTTGGCAGGTCAAGTACGTACCACCATTTAGGATGTTGGACTTCAGTATAATTTGGATCTAAATCTTGATCTGATTTGTAGTCGTGGCTTCCACATTTCCCCCAATTCCTTATCTTTCTTACTACTATAATCTTTGTTGCACAGCTATCCCATTCAGAGAACACTCACTTTCttcatttaatcattttatttatAGGATGGTGGAAGCCACTGGCTCTGACTTCTTCTGGACCAACAAATTACTTTATAAAATGAAAGATTGGGAATACATTTAGATAAATATTTTATGCATTATCAGTATATATATACTAATGAATCTAGATACATGTCACGTATAAAAAGCTTGCTTGttgttcaaatttaaattcagatGATGTGACATAAATCTAAATCCGTAAGTGAATACGCTAACGGCATAGAAAAGACTAATCCAATACATTTCTAGGCAAACATCATTTAATCATGAACTCTTCCCTTTATTTCATGGTACTTATTTGATTGTGCAGAAGAAACCTTCATAATCTCAATTATGAACTGCTTTGCAGGGAGTGAAATATGGGCAATCTACCGTCTAGATAGCTTCCGATCTATGAGTTCCCATTTCGTCTTAAAGCCCTGGGAAAGCAATTACTTAACATGAGGTCCTACTCAAAAAAGTTTCAAGCTTGCTTCAAGTAATTAATCTTTGGTCGACCTCACCTATCCGATGTCCTAGTACCAAACTTGACAATGGCGAAAGAATTTTCAGCAATTGTTACATACTAAAAAGTTCATGGTTGCAAATTGTGTGGTGGAAAATTGGAACTTGTGAAAGCTTAGAATATATGATAGGACTCCTGCATGAATGCTAATCACGTAAACCCTTATGCCTTAGCGTCCACCTTTATTGCTTTAACTTATTCATGGTTTCAAACAAAACCCTTGATCGACCGACTTAGTCACAAGAATGATGGATcattggatgacatcataaTTACAAAAAATTCGCTCAAAAAATATACAGACacgtatgtatgtatgtatgtataattGCATAGTTTTTGCTGATATATAATTAATACAAATGATATGAGACAAAAAGGGTCATTGGGAAAATTATTGCCTACTTGAATTTAAGTAGTAACCCATTCAAAATGGTGCTATTATTTTCAAGAATCTGTAGTGCATTAGTACAATCCAATGTCATAGGATTATCTCAGAGATTTACATTTAAATTGTTGAAAGCTGTACTTTTAAGAGGATTCGTGGAAATTCCATTGTTACATACTTGTGCAAATTAATTGTTGATTCTCATGGTtaaataaatctcaaaattattgGTTGAAATTTCATCCTAATATTGGTTGAAAAGGAAGTCGAAACCAAGTtctacaaaataacaaatataaCCACAATTGATAGTTTAACATTCATCATTTGCCAAGCTTGTGCTTACAAGTGTAAGCCAATAAAATCCAAAATTCTTACTCTTAAGGAGGTAGAGATAGATACATTAATGATGCAAGTTTTACATTCCACTAGATCAATGAAAAAGTGACAAGTTTTTTGGGCAATCTCATAATTCATAGAACTAAAATGGATGTAATCCTAGAAATCTGACAAATTTCCTAGGTATAGTGAAAGGGTGGAATTGGGACTTAGGGCTTGTTTTTATAACAAGAacttggtgtttttttttttttttttgtcttcacAGTGGAAATCTGGGGCCCATGGACTGGTAATACTGTACGACCCCAACTAATCCCACTGCGGTTTGAGAGAGAGGCTGCCCAGCATCATCCCACCAATGTTTACCCGGGATTCGAACGTGCGCGGAGGCTCTCGCCCAACTGGGCTACAACGACCTGCTCTAGCCCCGGGGGCACAAGAACTTGGTAGTTATCAGGATTTTTTCATATCCAGTACTGTAGTCACTTTTTTTCATATCTGAAAGAGcggacaaaatgaaattttcaacaaGTAAAAAGGTAGAGACTTTATATACATATGCAGTCATTGTCTTATGTAGCAAGTTGATATTATGGAGAGAATGATACAGCTTTAACAAGAAATTAATGCACATTTCATATTGTCCCTGAAGAATTCACAGTGCAGATAATTTACCTGAATGTTTTTGGAGTTAAGCTACCGTACGTAGGGCAGGgaaataattcatttttggTCACAGAAAAGTACATTgcaaagttttttattttttcttttggggtGGGGGAGGGTAAGCAGCGGTGGAGTCAGGATCTTaagatcctttttttttatcatgttACTTTATTTATACTATCCTATTTTAATCTAATTTAAAGGAAAGACTCAACTAGACCTACGGGGGACTAAATCACCATTAGATCAGACGGATGCACTACACATCCATAtgaattttttgagaaaatcacaTATTGTGACAATTGATCGGAGGTAAGGTTTGAATATTTACCTTCCATCccaccaaattttaaaattttgatggtgACCAATAATAGCTTTTGGTTTGGGATCTTAGGATCGAGGGGTTAATCTTTGGCGTCACATGGAATATagtaataataaattaaaattaatgaaaGTCTATGTAAAAGATACATTTTTTCcctacaaaaatatgttttcgAGTTTGAATTTTGCTCAAATGTACCAATAAGAATCAAACTATCAATTTCAGTTTGATAGCATCGAAAGACCCTATTCTTGGGTTAATATCTAAACTTTTAACACTCCTGTGAAGGGTAATAATAatcaaatttttaattattttttttaaggggaAGGGCACCAGAAAAAGAATTTTGTGGACTTTGGGAGTTTTATACATATTAGGGGGTAAACGGAGAGCGACTTCAAAAATTTCTAAACTtgcaaaatataaataaaaaaaaaatcctagtgTCACAAAGGACTGAGGTTCAAATGttgtcaaaaaaatcatttaggTTGGTTTTTATTTAAATGCACAAGATATAATCTCATTTGTTCAAGATGCAACTCATTTTTAATGACTTATAAACATAGAACAAAATTTATAAAACCCGTCGTATAAAATCAATGTACAAAATGTAATAtgaacttttattttattttattttattttttggggtgAAATCAGGAAAATCAATCAGTAGTATTTAGGGACCGACAACCATCCCTGTCCCACACAAAAGGGGAACCGAAAACTACGACGTTTTGAGTATCCGTCGGTCATGTGGTGCTCCGGACAGAGTGCACACACTTTCGAGTAAACTGAACAAAATGGTTAACAGTTAAAAAACTCCAATAGCCAATTTCTGGTTCTGCTTAAGTTTAGAGGATTTGATTCCCCCTTTGCAGCAGAAATTCCTGGAGTCCGGAAATGAAGAAATGCCAGGAACTTAGGCACCAAGGTCTAGTCTTCTACCAAATTTCAgggccaagaaaaaaaaatgaaacagcATCACCAAACTTACCTACCCAATTGAGCCAGATAACGAAAGTCATTCAGTTGTAGAATCAATTGTTGTTTGAAGcatttctaaaaaaatttcctACCTAAAAGGACAAGACAAAAACATCCCTTTCTAGTGGTCCTAAGACAGAAAAAATATGCCATGTTTACAAGAAaaagtttacaaatatttgcAAGAATTTTCTAAGGAATCCTTTTGCTTTGTGCTTTACTAACTCTCGAGAACCCAAAGAATCAACACGAGTGGTTGGTCAGCCACCCCTGAAACATCCCTAATTGACCAAAATGAATTTAAAGACGTGGTTTTAGCTTCTGATTTGAAAACAATTTTTCTATATCAAGAAAAATAGAGAACAAGTTCTTAGTTGTTTCCGTGGATGATCAAGTGAAATATAAAGGTGTTGTTTGAATTGCAATTTTCTaacgaaatttttttatattttttataaatatatttctcaattatttttaatttatttatatatatatgtcaaaTCACTACAGTGTATTTTTCTACAAATACtttagaaaatagcaatccaattGTATTTTAAATTAGTTGAATCTCATGCCTAAACTATTAcctttcacttcaaatttcctttttagccAAATTCCATTCTCCCTTTCATAACTCACAGTTTTTTGTATGAGTGTTTCGATAAATGGACTCTGCGAAGACACTTCAAAAGCCAAATTCCATTCTCGACTTGATGATTTGTTGGTAGTCTTTACTCTCCATATAGTCATTCATACTTCATTTATGACACATTGATCTATCAAATCTCAAGCTCCGCAACCCTATTGCTTTGTGAAAATATCAGTAACAGTATATAAATATCAGTAACAGTATAAATGTCAGTAAACTTTATGGAAAACACAATCGATTAAATGTGTCAAaactaaaaagagaaaagattAAGGACGGAAAATTGTGCTAAAAtgtaaatgaaaagtaaaaaggcaaTCAACCTAGACAGTAAAAATATTAGTAAGATAATTGTGAGTTTCATGGTTCAACTTTCAAATCCTATtgtttttacccttttttttcgGTAGAAGTTAAAACCTCCCTTCAAATCAAATAAAGTAATAGAGCAATTGATTCAAAGGTCAAAAAACTATACCTCTTTAACATGTCTTTTTTccatagaaaagaaataaacacacacaTCCAATTAAATTAGAACACTCAAGAAGTCATCGCCAAATTGAATCAAAGACTAATCTAAGGGGGACCCACAAACCCACACCATCCAGCCAATTGTCTTTTTAACATGTCATAACCTTATTTTAagctatatattttttttggtttctaaaAAGAAAGGGGTGAGATTTAAGAAGTGAGGAGGGAATAGGAGAAATAAAATTTAGAACCTTATTTTAACCTCATTTATCACTAATCAAAGATAAAAACTTTTTTTGGACTAATCTTTTTTCTAATTTATACACTGATGGCGTCAGATGTATGCCATATTATTTacatttaaatttgaatataaGATTTTATACATGTGACGTGCGTCTAAATTCGCTAATGTCTTGTACTGTCGTTATATAAAAGATTTACtcgcaaatttttttttgtcaaaaggaAACTTGTTACTTTCCTTTTTACCCTGTTTCCACTTTTACCACATCTCAACTGTATTTCAAACTCCTTACCAAGAGATTTCTCTTAATATTACTTAACatccttaaaatttttgaaatatcatttACCTTccataataattataaaaagacTATATTTGCCCTTACTTGACACATAATTTACATACCAAATAAATGGAGAAACGAAAgtcactttcttctcttttctttttctccatcATTCTCTATTATTCATTTTTTGGATGACTAtgcaatattttatttgtaaattataataaattaaattttatttatcatttattttttgtgattgtgataaAGTGGGGTAcgatttatttgcttattttgagTTAATGTTTATAATGATTGATACAATTTACTAATAGTTTGGGCAAGGGTtgagaagaaattgaaaaaaatgtaaagtTTATAAGAAATTAGTTTTAATCATATAGAGTTAAATTAGTACAAgtgtatttcttttcaaatatctttttaatttttcaaatttattttttataggGTATAGTATTATGATGTGGTAGtgctataaaaaattatttttaagatGATGATTTTTTTGAAGTGAACAAAGTGGTTTAGGaatatttaattattatttagcaagtaaaagggtagtttaggacttttaaaaattttattatacaaataataaatataagggagataaatgatatttttaaaattttagaggCGCCAAATGATATTAAGATAAACCTTATGCTATTATCCCATTACCAAATCCCCCTCCAAATCATCATCAATGCAGATTTCCACAGCACTTCACCAAACCCCATATATCCCCAGATCTCCAATCTCAAATCTCCGCCGTCCATTCCCATCCCTAAAACCTATTTATATCCCTCCATCCGCTATCCTTCCTCTTGTCCCGCTCCCTTCTTTTACCACGCAAAACCCCCCAAAAGAAGAGAGAGTGCCTGAAAAGACCAGATCCAAAATCCAACCCGGCCCGAGCCCGTTTCACCCAATCAGCTTTAAGCCATGGCTTTGCTAGTAGAGAAAACTACCTCCGGTAGGGAGTACAAAGTCAAGGACATGTCCCAAGCCGACTTCGGCCGGCTCGAAATCGAGCTAGCCGAGGTAGAAATGCCCGGGCTCATGTCTTGTCGGGCCGAGTTCGGTCCCAGCCAGCCCTTCAAGGGCGCCAAGATTACCGGCAGCTTGCACATGACCATCCAAACCGCCGTCTTGATCGAAACCCTAACGGCATTGGGAGCCGAGGTCAGATGGTGCTCCTGCAACATCTTCTCCACCCAGGACCACGCTGCCGCCGCCATTGCCCGCGACAGCGCCGCCGTTTTTGCCTGGAAAGGCGAGACCCTCCAGGAGTACTGGTGGTGCACCGAGCGGGCCCTCGATTGGGGTCCCGGCGGTGGCCCGGATCTCATTGTCGATGATGGTGGTGATGCCACATTGTTGATTCATGAGGGAGTGAAGGCGGAGGAAGAGTACAAGAAGTCCGGGAAGTTGCCCGATCCGGCCTCCACTGATAACGCTGAGTTCCAGATTGTCTTGACGATTATTCGAGATGGATTGAAGACTGATCCCACGAAATATACCAAAATGAAGGAGAGACTAGTTGGAGTGTCTGAAGAGACCACCACTGGTGTTAAGAGGCTTTACCAAATGCAGGCTAATGGGACTCTTCTGTTCCCTGCCATTAATGTGAACGACTCTGTTACCAAGAGCAAGGTATGATTTTGATGGTgaaaatatttgatttgttattaGATCTGAATTTGGGATATAGTTTTTTATGCTTACTTGCCAGGATCCAGTTTAGTTTTGTTGAATTCGTGGTTTCTATAGTAGATCTGATATGGGTTTCCGGGTATTGGTTGAGATCTATGATTTGGTAAATGCTGAACTCAATAATTGATTGATTGTTGTTAGAAAGTTGGTTGTTGCCAAATAGTATAAATTCTAGTAGGATGTGGTGTTGGACAATGCAAGCATACATATTTGTTAGTAGTATTGGGTGAAAAAGATAGCTCCGTGCTTGTTTATTGAAGTAGTAGAGTTGGTTATTATGCTATGATCTGGATTGGCGTTTAGAAGAAAAACAATCTTTGCCTCAGTTTCTTGAgctgtttgtttcaatttttcTGTTGATATAAATAGGGCAATAGCATATGTGGatgttatatttttattatgatATATGGTACTTGGCTAGCAATCCTGGTTATTAATGGCTCTGATTTGGTTTTTGAAAATCTTGGTTATTAAAGTTGTGTTGGTAGTTAATTTTGAGTATTTACAGTCGTTGGAGTTATGCATCAATATGAGCTAATGGAGTGTTCTTGAACTTGGTGGATACAGTTTGATAACTTGTATGGATGCCGCCACTCACTCCCTGATGGGCTGATGAGAGCCACTGATGTGATGATTGCCGGGAAGGTTGGAGTTGTTTGCGGTTACGGAGATGTTGGAAAGGGCTGTGCTGCTGCCTTGAAGCAAGCTGGTGCTCGTGTCATCGTGACTGAGATTGATCCAATTTGTGCTCTTCAGGCCCTCATGGAAGGCTTCCAAGTTTTGACCCTGGAAGATGTTGTCTCCGAAGCTGATATTTTTGTCACCACCACCGGTAACAAAGACATCATCATGGTTAGCcacatgaagaagatgaagaacaaTGCTATTGTTTGCAACATTGGCCACTTTGACAATGAAATTGACATGCTCGGTCTCGAGACATACCCAGGTGTTAAGAGGATCACAATTAAGCCCCAAACAGACCGATGGGTCTTCCCTGAGACAAATTCCGGCATCATTGTCTTGGCTGAGGGTCGTCTCATGAACTTGGGTTGTGCCACAGGGCACCCTAGCTTTGTGATGTCCTGCTCTTTCACTAACCAAGTGATTGCCCAGCTTGAGCTCTGGAAAGAGAAGAGTACCGGAAAGTACGAGAAGAAGGTCTATGTCTTGCCCAAGCATCTTGATGAGAAGGTTGCTGCACTCCATCTTGGTAAGCTTGGAGCTAAGCTCACTAAGCTCTCCAAGGATCAGGCTGACTATATTAGCTTGCCCGTTGAGGGTCCTTACAAGCCTCCTCACTATAGGTACTGAGGGAGAGATGTCAACACTTTGCAACGATCTTGTTTAACAGCATGGATTTTTTTCTGTTACATTGCGGGTTTACAATAGggatttagttttttttttttttctgatttttggagGTGTTGTTGGGAGTGTTGAAATGATCGGAAGAAAGAAATATGGTCTCTGACCAAGAAATGTTGAATAAGGGCATTGTATGGGGGTGTGGAATGATCATATTTTTAGCTGCTCCAGCTTAGGTTGATtgcttttttcttcttgtttgcacaacaaaacaaaagaaaaagaattttgttGGTTTCTCTAGTAAAGTCTTTTATATAATGGCATCAATGTTTTACCAAGGCTGTTTGTGTTGGTGAATGTTTTGAATTGATTTCTTTGGCAGCAGACGTAGGCAAGTATTTACCGAGGCTGTAGACCCTTTCGGCATTCATTCTGTAACATGGAATGCATATAATGATAGAATTGAATGGTGTGCTTTCATTATTAACGAGGAAAATGGTTTTTTTTCGTAGCGGtagaatttttgtttttataatcttgtttaagttaATCTAGGAAGAAGGGTCGACGTGAATAGAAATTTTGCCGAAGATGATTAATTTAGATAGTTACATAGTAATAAATTGA
This Coffea arabica cultivar ET-39 chromosome 3e, Coffea Arabica ET-39 HiFi, whole genome shotgun sequence DNA region includes the following protein-coding sequences:
- the LOC113736377 gene encoding adenosylhomocysteinase → MALLVEKTTSGREYKVKDMSQADFGRLEIELAEVEMPGLMSCRAEFGPSQPFKGAKITGSLHMTIQTAVLIETLTALGAEVRWCSCNIFSTQDHAAAAIARDSAAVFAWKGETLQEYWWCTERALDWGPGGGPDLIVDDGGDATLLIHEGVKAEEEYKKSGKLPDPASTDNAEFQIVLTIIRDGLKTDPTKYTKMKERLVGVSEETTTGVKRLYQMQANGTLLFPAINVNDSVTKSKFDNLYGCRHSLPDGLMRATDVMIAGKVGVVCGYGDVGKGCAAALKQAGARVIVTEIDPICALQALMEGFQVLTLEDVVSEADIFVTTTGNKDIIMVSHMKKMKNNAIVCNIGHFDNEIDMLGLETYPGVKRITIKPQTDRWVFPETNSGIIVLAEGRLMNLGCATGHPSFVMSCSFTNQVIAQLELWKEKSTGKYEKKVYVLPKHLDEKVAALHLGKLGAKLTKLSKDQADYISLPVEGPYKPPHYRY